A stretch of the Bacillus sp. FJAT-18017 genome encodes the following:
- the menD gene encoding 2-succinyl-5-enolpyruvyl-6-hydroxy-3-cyclohexene-1-carboxylic-acid synthase, which yields MNHQESLTSYLAAFVAELVKTGIKEVVISPGSRSTPMALVMAEHPELKIHIHVDERSAAFFALGLAKGSGKPVAILCTSGTAAANYFPAIVEAKYSRIPLLVLTADRPHELRDVGAPQAIDQIDLYGKHVKWFSEMALPEEGSDMIRYARTVCARAVSKATELPAGPVHLNFPFREPLIPKLDKEQLFEMLERPQKYVSISRGRLELSEEEYKEIALVLNSNKKGIIVCGHLEAGSLKTRIESLSRKTGYPILADPLSQLRSSKVSRELLIDTYDAFLRLPEAKSLLKPEVVIRFGAMPVSKALTTFLRENHSARQFVIDGGDGWRDPHSLSTEMIYCDEELFCEGLLPFVESNYDSLYMNEWSDVNHLSKETMISELNRDALTESIVYNQLQELLPEGASIFVGNSMPIRDLDSFFWLNDKNIRVLANRGANGIDGIISSALGASVHAKPMYLVLGDLTFYHDMNGLLPAKLYGLDITIIIINNNGGGIFSFLPQSNEKKNFELLFGTPTGLDFSHAAALYGGAFTRVETLVDFKNAIMKAREVHGLKIIEVMSDRETNTADHRRIWNSVSQEIKKLVDLS from the coding sequence ATGAATCATCAAGAATCATTAACATCCTATTTGGCTGCATTCGTAGCTGAACTTGTTAAAACTGGTATAAAGGAAGTTGTCATTAGCCCTGGTTCGCGCTCTACACCAATGGCATTGGTTATGGCAGAACATCCGGAGCTAAAAATTCATATTCATGTCGATGAACGCTCTGCCGCATTTTTCGCTCTTGGTCTGGCAAAGGGAAGCGGTAAGCCTGTTGCTATTCTTTGTACATCCGGTACGGCAGCGGCAAATTATTTCCCGGCTATCGTTGAGGCCAAGTATTCCCGTATTCCTCTGCTAGTATTGACTGCGGATAGGCCGCATGAATTAAGAGACGTTGGTGCTCCTCAGGCGATTGACCAAATTGATTTATATGGCAAGCATGTTAAGTGGTTTTCGGAAATGGCACTGCCTGAGGAAGGCTCTGATATGATCAGATACGCCCGGACCGTTTGCGCCAGGGCTGTTTCAAAGGCAACGGAATTACCAGCTGGGCCAGTTCATCTTAACTTCCCATTCCGTGAACCGCTTATACCAAAGCTGGATAAAGAGCAGCTATTTGAAATGCTGGAAAGGCCGCAAAAGTATGTTTCAATTAGCCGCGGCAGACTTGAACTATCGGAGGAAGAATACAAGGAGATTGCCCTTGTTTTAAACAGTAATAAAAAAGGAATCATTGTATGCGGCCACCTCGAGGCAGGCAGTTTAAAAACGAGGATAGAGAGTCTGTCCAGAAAGACAGGCTACCCAATTCTTGCCGACCCTCTTTCACAGCTTAGAAGCAGCAAAGTAAGCCGGGAATTGCTTATTGATACATATGATGCATTCCTCCGTTTACCTGAAGCAAAATCTTTGCTAAAGCCAGAAGTTGTGATTCGTTTTGGTGCGATGCCAGTCTCCAAAGCATTGACAACTTTCCTTCGGGAAAACCATAGTGCCCGCCAATTTGTTATTGATGGCGGTGATGGATGGCGTGATCCTCACTCATTATCAACCGAAATGATTTACTGTGATGAAGAACTTTTTTGTGAAGGCCTACTTCCGTTTGTAGAATCAAATTATGATAGTTTGTACATGAATGAGTGGTCTGATGTAAATCACTTGTCAAAAGAAACGATGATTTCCGAATTAAACCGTGATGCGCTTACAGAAAGCATTGTTTACAATCAACTGCAGGAGCTTCTTCCCGAAGGAGCCAGCATCTTTGTCGGAAATAGTATGCCCATTAGGGACTTGGACAGCTTCTTTTGGCTGAACGATAAAAATATTCGAGTCCTGGCCAATCGTGGGGCTAACGGGATCGATGGGATTATCTCCAGTGCGCTCGGAGCATCTGTCCATGCAAAGCCGATGTATCTTGTACTTGGCGATTTAACATTTTATCATGATATGAACGGACTCCTCCCCGCAAAGTTATATGGGCTCGATATCACAATTATTATCATCAATAATAATGGAGGAGGAATTTTCTCTTTCCTTCCGCAGTCGAATGAAAAGAAGAACTTTGAGTTACTATTTGGAACACCAACCGGGCTTGATTTTTCCCATGCAGCCGCTTTATATGGCGGAGCATTCACCCGTGTCGAAACCCTGGTCGATTTTAAGAATGCAATAATGAAGGCCAGAGAAGTTCATGGCTTAAAAATTATTGAAGTTATGAGTGATAGAGAAACAAATACTGCTGACCATCGAAGAATCTGGAATTCGGTTTCCCAGGAAATAAAAAAGCTGGTTGACTTATCATGA